Proteins encoded in a region of the Flavobacterium sp. PMTSA4 genome:
- a CDS encoding YdeI/OmpD-associated family protein, with protein MEEKEHLYFKNEKEWRDWLHENHHSCDGVYLIFYRVDSEFESMRWEEAVQVALCYGWIDSTVKRLDDERRRQMFSPRKDKSVWSKLNKTYIEKLIAENLMHESGLKKIEIAKKNGSWSSLDAVENLEIPEDLQAKFNKNKVAFTNYQNFSKSYRKSYLYWLNQAKREETRMKRIEEIISLCEKNIKSRDNF; from the coding sequence TTGGAAGAAAAAGAACATCTTTATTTTAAAAACGAAAAAGAATGGCGCGATTGGTTGCATGAAAATCATCATTCGTGTGATGGCGTGTATTTGATTTTTTATAGAGTTGACAGTGAATTTGAAAGCATGCGTTGGGAAGAAGCCGTTCAGGTGGCGCTTTGCTATGGCTGGATAGATTCTACCGTTAAAAGGCTGGATGATGAACGCAGACGACAAATGTTTTCGCCAAGAAAAGACAAAAGCGTTTGGAGCAAACTCAACAAAACCTATATCGAAAAACTGATTGCCGAAAACCTAATGCATGAAAGCGGTTTGAAAAAAATTGAAATTGCGAAAAAGAACGGTTCTTGGAGTAGCCTTGATGCTGTTGAAAACTTAGAAATTCCTGAAGATTTACAAGCAAAGTTTAACAAAAACAAAGTCGCTTTTACCAATTATCAAAACTTCAGTAAATCGTATAGAAAAAGTTACCTCTATTGGTTAAATCAGGCAAAGAGAGAAGAAACCAGAATGAAAAGAATTGAGGAAATTATTTCTCTATGTGAAAAGAACATTAAATCGAGAGATAATTTTTAA
- a CDS encoding acyl-CoA dehydrogenase family protein, whose amino-acid sequence MEDITRGGQFLVKETKCENVFTPEDFSEEQIMMRDAVKEFCDKELWANKDRFEHKDYAFTEEVMRKAGEMGFLSVAVPEAYGGMGMGFVDTCLVCDYISGATGSFSTAFGAHTGIGTMPITLYGTEEQKQKYVPKLASGEWFGAYCLTEPGAGSDANSGKTKAVLSEDGKYYNITGAKMWISNAGFCSVFIVFARIEDDKNITGFIVENDPNNGITLGEEEHKLGIRASSTRQVFFANTKVPVENMLAGRGEGFKIAMNALNVGRIKLAAACLDAQRRVTSNAINYANERIQFDVPISTFGAIRYKLAEMATSAYAGESATYRAAKDIENRIKIREAEGASHQEAELKGVEEFAIECSILKVAVSEDVQNCADEGIQIYGGMGFSEDTPMESAWRDARIARIYEGTNEINRMLSVGMLIKKAMKGHVDLLGPAQKVQEELMGIPSFDTPDYSELFAEEKELIGKLKKAFLMVAGGAVQKYGMDLDHHQQLLTAAADMLIEIYMAESTVLRTEKLAKKEGEAKVQEQIAMAKLYLYKAVDIISQKGKESIISFAEGDEQRMMLMGLRRFTKYTNMPNIVGLRETITAKLVTENSYCF is encoded by the coding sequence ATGGAAGATATAACAAGAGGTGGTCAGTTTTTGGTAAAAGAAACCAAGTGTGAAAATGTCTTTACACCTGAAGACTTTAGCGAAGAGCAAATCATGATGCGTGATGCCGTAAAAGAATTTTGTGATAAAGAACTTTGGGCAAATAAAGACCGTTTTGAGCACAAAGATTATGCATTTACAGAAGAAGTTATGCGCAAAGCTGGTGAAATGGGCTTTCTTAGTGTAGCTGTTCCTGAAGCTTATGGCGGAATGGGAATGGGATTTGTAGATACTTGTTTGGTTTGTGATTATATTTCTGGTGCAACAGGTTCTTTTTCTACTGCTTTTGGTGCTCATACAGGTATCGGAACTATGCCAATCACTCTATATGGTACTGAAGAACAAAAACAAAAATACGTACCTAAGTTAGCTTCAGGCGAATGGTTTGGTGCTTATTGTTTAACAGAGCCAGGTGCAGGTTCGGATGCAAATTCTGGTAAAACGAAAGCTGTTTTATCCGAGGATGGAAAATATTACAACATTACGGGAGCAAAAATGTGGATTTCTAATGCTGGTTTTTGTTCGGTATTTATCGTTTTTGCTCGTATTGAAGATGATAAAAACATTACTGGTTTTATTGTTGAAAACGACCCAAATAACGGCATTACACTTGGTGAAGAAGAACATAAATTAGGAATTCGCGCTTCTTCAACGCGTCAAGTTTTCTTTGCAAATACTAAAGTTCCGGTTGAAAATATGTTAGCGGGTCGTGGCGAAGGTTTTAAAATAGCCATGAATGCTTTAAACGTAGGTCGTATAAAATTGGCTGCAGCTTGTTTGGATGCGCAAAGACGTGTTACTTCAAATGCCATAAATTATGCTAACGAAAGAATTCAATTTGATGTGCCAATTTCAACGTTTGGCGCAATCAGATACAAATTAGCCGAAATGGCAACTTCTGCTTATGCTGGCGAAAGTGCTACCTATCGTGCTGCAAAAGATATTGAAAACAGAATAAAAATCCGTGAAGCTGAAGGTGCATCGCATCAGGAAGCAGAGTTAAAAGGAGTTGAAGAATTTGCTATTGAATGTTCTATTCTTAAAGTAGCTGTTTCCGAAGATGTACAAAATTGTGCCGATGAAGGAATTCAAATCTATGGCGGAATGGGATTCTCAGAAGATACACCAATGGAATCGGCTTGGCGTGATGCTCGTATTGCTCGTATTTACGAAGGTACAAACGAAATCAACCGAATGCTTTCGGTGGGTATGTTAATCAAAAAAGCCATGAAAGGCCACGTTGACTTGCTTGGTCCTGCACAAAAAGTTCAAGAAGAATTAATGGGAATACCATCGTTTGATACGCCTGACTATTCTGAATTGTTTGCTGAGGAAAAAGAATTAATTGGCAAATTGAAAAAAGCATTCTTGATGGTTGCTGGTGGTGCCGTTCAAAAATACGGTATGGACTTAGACCATCACCAACAGTTGTTGACCGCAGCTGCCGATATGTTAATTGAAATTTATATGGCTGAAAGTACTGTACTTCGTACGGAAAAATTAGCCAAAAAAGAAGGTGAAGCCAAAGTACAAGAGCAAATTGCGATGGCTAAATTATATCTTTATAAAGCAGTTGATATTATTTCACAAAAAGGAAAAGAAAGTATTATTTCTTTTGCCGAAGGCGATGAACAACGCATGATGCTTATGGGATTAAGACGTTTCACAAAATACACAAACATGCCTAATATTGTAGGGTTAAGAGAAACCATTACTGCAAAATTAGTTACCGAAAATAGTTATTGCTTCTAG
- the can gene encoding carbonate dehydratase has product MEDFYKKILDNNKKWVENQLALDKDFFKDLSKGQNPPLLWIGCSDSRVPANEIIGAKPGEVFVHRNIANMVVHSDMNMLSVLDYAVNVLKVKHVLVCGHYGCGGIKAAMGNDSIGIIDNWIRHIKDVYRHHRKELDAIDNEAERFNRFVEVNVKEQVFDLAKTSIVQSAWKNGQELSLHGWVYGLNSGYVTDLEVNISSNNDLDAVYQLEF; this is encoded by the coding sequence ATGGAAGATTTTTATAAAAAGATTTTAGATAATAATAAAAAATGGGTTGAAAATCAATTGGCTCTAGATAAAGATTTTTTTAAAGATTTATCAAAAGGTCAAAATCCACCTCTTTTATGGATTGGTTGTTCTGATAGTCGTGTGCCAGCCAATGAAATTATTGGTGCTAAGCCAGGAGAAGTTTTTGTTCATAGAAATATTGCTAACATGGTAGTGCACAGCGACATGAACATGTTAAGTGTGCTTGATTATGCTGTAAATGTGTTAAAAGTAAAACACGTTTTGGTTTGTGGTCATTATGGTTGTGGTGGAATAAAAGCTGCCATGGGAAATGATTCCATTGGAATTATAGATAATTGGATTCGTCATATAAAAGATGTTTATCGTCATCATAGAAAAGAATTAGACGCAATTGATAATGAAGCAGAACGCTTTAATCGATTTGTTGAAGTAAACGTAAAAGAGCAAGTTTTCGACCTTGCAAAAACTTCTATAGTACAAAGTGCTTGGAAGAACGGGCAAGAGCTTTCTTTACACGGTTGGGTTTATGGTCTAAACTCAGGATATGTAACCGATTTGGAGGTAAATATTAGTTCTAATAATGATTTAGATGCGGTTTATCAACTTGAATTTTAA
- a CDS encoding amidohydrolase family protein, producing MKKSTLLFLTFFIIPIGIIAQETTKEPKWDVSKPGESFNYKTQNFTTTEGTWMNLDVSPDGKTIVFDMLGDIYSIPITGGKAKVLRSGIPFEIQPRFSPDGKYISFTSDAGGGDNIWVMKADGTDVKQVTKEDFRLVNNATWMPNGNYIVAKKHFTSVRSLGAGEMWQYHISGGSGVQLTKRKNDQQDVNEPVISPDGKYMYYSEDVYPGGFFQYNKDPNSQIFVINRYDFETGKIDRLTGGPGGAARPQVSRDGKLLAFVKRIREKTVLYIQDLESGEEWPVYDKLDKDQQTAWTLFGVYPNFSWMPSNDAIVFWAGGHIQKIDIKTLAITPIPFTVDVAIDVADRVHFNTPISDNDFTVKMIRDAVTSPDGKSLIFRALGYLWIKSLPDGTPRRLTKGTDFEAEPTFTPDGKEVVYVTWNDTNLGAIYRMSLDGKKNVKLTSEKGIYRTPNVSFDGKMITYLKENGNIDQGYAYCKNTGIYTMNSNGGNAKFVFPNGEYPVFSKDAKRIFYQTGGVFFGSLTKELKSVDLNGKDERTHIKSKYANRLVSSPDNQWIAFTLLHKGYVAPLNINGQTLDLDDKSTAVPVSELTKDAGINLHWSSDSKNVMYTLGEMYYNYALKDRFTFLDGSPEKIEKPDHTGIKIGLLSKTDKPKGKIALTNARIITMNGDNVIEKGTLIINQNRIEAIGNSSDVKVPSDALVYDLTSKTLMPGMVDAHAHIGAFRYGLTTQQNWQLYANLAFGVTTSHDPSSNTESIFTLSEMVKSGAIVGPRIFSTGFILYGADGDFKALINKLDDARSSVKRTKAFGALSVKSYNQPRREQRQQVLQAAREEGINVVPEGGCTFFSNLSMIIDGHTGIEHNIPITPVYKDVIELWGKTDVGYTPTLIVNYGGLNAEYYWYQKTNVWENKKLLEFTPRGIIDSRSRYRIMAPEEDYQNDHILTSKTAKTLADNGVKVNMGAHGQLQGMGAHWELWSINQGGMSNLETLKTATINAANYIGAGNDIGSLEVGKLADILVLEKNPLDDIQNSNTILYTIANGRVYDTETMNEVGNEPKKRNKFYWENSKYNAAFPWHEESDSFMEQHCCGAIHN from the coding sequence ATGAAAAAAAGCACACTATTATTTTTAACTTTTTTCATTATCCCAATTGGAATTATTGCTCAAGAAACTACTAAAGAACCAAAATGGGATGTTTCAAAACCTGGCGAAAGCTTTAACTACAAAACTCAAAATTTCACAACAACTGAAGGAACTTGGATGAATCTGGATGTAAGTCCTGATGGGAAAACTATTGTTTTTGATATGTTGGGAGATATTTACAGCATTCCTATTACAGGTGGTAAAGCAAAAGTTCTGCGTTCAGGAATTCCTTTTGAAATTCAACCGCGTTTCAGTCCTGATGGGAAATATATTTCTTTTACAAGCGATGCTGGTGGTGGTGATAATATTTGGGTAATGAAAGCCGATGGTACAGATGTAAAACAAGTAACAAAAGAAGACTTTAGACTAGTCAACAACGCTACTTGGATGCCCAATGGGAATTATATTGTTGCCAAAAAACACTTCACTTCAGTGCGCTCACTTGGTGCAGGCGAAATGTGGCAATACCATATTAGTGGTGGTTCAGGAGTACAACTCACTAAACGTAAAAACGACCAACAAGATGTGAACGAACCTGTCATTTCTCCTGATGGCAAATACATGTATTACAGCGAAGATGTATATCCAGGTGGATTTTTTCAATACAACAAAGACCCAAATAGTCAAATATTTGTTATCAACAGATATGATTTTGAAACTGGAAAAATTGACAGATTGACTGGTGGTCCAGGCGGAGCTGCAAGACCACAAGTATCTCGTGATGGAAAACTATTAGCTTTTGTTAAAAGAATAAGAGAAAAAACCGTTTTATACATTCAGGATTTAGAATCGGGAGAAGAATGGCCTGTTTATGATAAATTAGACAAAGACCAGCAAACAGCATGGACTTTATTTGGGGTTTACCCTAATTTCAGCTGGATGCCTTCAAACGATGCTATAGTATTTTGGGCTGGTGGACATATTCAAAAAATTGATATCAAAACATTAGCGATTACTCCTATCCCATTTACTGTTGATGTGGCAATAGACGTAGCTGATAGAGTTCACTTCAACACTCCGATTTCCGATAATGATTTTACTGTAAAAATGATTCGTGATGCAGTAACATCACCAGACGGAAAATCATTAATCTTTAGAGCATTAGGTTATTTATGGATAAAGTCGTTACCTGATGGAACTCCAAGAAGATTAACCAAAGGAACAGATTTTGAAGCCGAACCAACTTTTACTCCTGATGGAAAAGAAGTAGTATATGTAACCTGGAACGACACTAATCTTGGTGCTATTTACAGAATGAGTCTTGATGGAAAAAAGAATGTAAAACTTACTTCAGAAAAAGGCATATACAGAACTCCAAATGTATCTTTTGATGGAAAAATGATTACCTATCTTAAAGAAAATGGTAATATCGACCAAGGATATGCTTACTGTAAAAATACTGGAATCTACACCATGAATTCCAACGGCGGAAATGCAAAATTTGTTTTCCCAAATGGTGAATATCCTGTTTTTTCTAAAGATGCTAAACGAATTTTCTATCAAACAGGTGGAGTTTTCTTTGGAAGTTTAACTAAGGAATTAAAAAGTGTTGACCTCAATGGAAAAGATGAAAGAACTCATATCAAATCAAAATATGCAAACCGATTGGTGTCTAGTCCAGACAATCAATGGATTGCCTTTACACTTTTGCATAAAGGATATGTGGCGCCTTTGAATATTAATGGTCAAACTCTTGATTTGGATGATAAATCAACAGCCGTTCCTGTATCAGAACTAACTAAAGATGCTGGAATTAATCTTCATTGGTCAAGCGATAGTAAAAATGTAATGTATACTTTGGGTGAGATGTATTATAATTATGCTCTAAAAGACAGGTTTACATTTTTAGACGGCTCACCAGAAAAAATTGAAAAGCCCGACCATACTGGAATTAAAATTGGATTACTTTCTAAAACTGACAAACCTAAAGGAAAAATTGCCCTTACCAATGCCCGAATTATTACCATGAATGGTGATAACGTAATTGAAAAGGGAACTCTGATTATCAATCAAAACCGAATAGAAGCAATTGGAAACAGCAGCGATGTAAAAGTTCCATCGGATGCCTTGGTTTACGATTTAACTTCAAAAACATTAATGCCCGGAATGGTTGATGCTCATGCTCATATTGGTGCTTTTAGATACGGATTGACCACACAACAAAATTGGCAACTGTACGCAAATCTTGCTTTTGGAGTAACCACTTCACATGATCCATCTTCAAATACCGAATCTATTTTTACCTTATCAGAAATGGTTAAAAGTGGTGCTATAGTTGGTCCAAGAATATTTTCAACAGGGTTTATATTGTATGGAGCCGATGGAGATTTTAAAGCATTAATCAATAAATTGGATGATGCAAGGTCTTCGGTTAAAAGAACCAAAGCCTTTGGCGCATTATCTGTAAAAAGTTATAATCAACCAAGGAGAGAACAAAGACAGCAAGTTTTACAGGCTGCTCGCGAGGAAGGTATAAATGTAGTTCCAGAAGGTGGTTGTACTTTCTTTTCTAATTTAAGTATGATAATTGACGGACATACAGGCATTGAACACAATATTCCAATTACACCTGTCTATAAAGATGTGATTGAATTATGGGGAAAAACCGATGTAGGCTACACTCCTACTTTGATTGTTAATTATGGTGGATTGAATGCCGAATATTATTGGTATCAAAAAACAAATGTTTGGGAAAACAAAAAATTACTAGAATTCACTCCAAGAGGAATTATTGACTCTCGCTCTCGTTACAGAATAATGGCGCCTGAAGAAGATTATCAAAACGACCATATTCTAACATCAAAAACTGCTAAAACTTTAGCCGATAATGGTGTAAAAGTCAACATGGGTGCTCACGGACAATTGCAAGGAATGGGTGCTCATTGGGAATTGTGGAGTATCAATCAAGGTGGAATGAGCAATTTAGAAACTTTAAAAACCGCTACTATAAATGCAGCAAATTATATTGGAGCAGGAAATGATATTGGTTCCTTAGAAGTGGGTAAACTGGCTGATATTCTGGTTTTAGAAAAAAATCCTTTGGATGATATTCAAAACTCAAACACTATTCTTTATACTATTGCCAATGGTAGAGTTTATGACACAGAAACGATGAATGAAGTTGGAAACGAACCTAAAAAGCGAAACAAATTTTATTGGGAAAATTCGAAATACAACGCAGCTTTTCCTTGGCATGAAGAAAGCGACAGTTTTATGGAACAACATTGTTGCGGAGCAATTCACAACTAA
- a CDS encoding superoxide dismutase family protein has translation MKKILLSAIIICSIIFACKSSADANSNSLTITLEPKSGSNVKGTATFTEKKGEVTLVAKLTGLTPGLHAIHIHEKSDCSAADGTSTGGHWNPTFKKHGKFGEGEYHRGDIGNFTADVYGNATVFFKTKEWAIGGTDETKNILGKGLIVHKDPDDYTSQPTGNAGARVACSGIIK, from the coding sequence ATGAAAAAAATACTTTTATCAGCCATTATCATTTGTAGTATCATTTTTGCTTGTAAATCAAGTGCAGATGCTAACAGCAATAGTTTAACAATAACTCTAGAACCAAAAAGCGGCAGTAATGTAAAAGGTACAGCCACTTTCACAGAAAAAAAAGGCGAAGTAACTTTGGTTGCAAAATTAACCGGATTAACTCCTGGACTTCACGCCATTCACATTCACGAAAAATCAGATTGCTCTGCTGCTGATGGTACATCAACCGGCGGACACTGGAATCCAACGTTTAAAAAACACGGAAAATTTGGTGAAGGCGAATACCATCGTGGCGACATCGGAAACTTCACCGCTGATGTATACGGAAATGCAACCGTATTTTTCAAAACCAAAGAATGGGCAATTGGTGGAACTGATGAAACCAAAAACATTCTAGGCAAAGGATTAATCGTTCACAAAGATCCAGATGATTATACATCGCAACCTACTGGAAATGCTGGTGCAAGAGTTGCTTGTTCAGGTATCATTAAATAA
- a CDS encoding acetyl-CoA C-acyltransferase produces MKTAYIVKAYRTAVGKAPKGVFRFKRPDELAAETIQHLMNELPDFDKKRIDDVMVGNAMPEAEQGLNVGRLISLMGLKVTDVPGVTVNRYCASGLETIGMATAKIQSGMADCIIAGGAESMSFIPMGGYKPTPDYSVAKEGHEDYYWGMGLTAEAVAKQYNVSREDQDEFAFNSHMKALKAQAEGKFDNQIVPITINQTFINENSKKETKSYTVTKDEGPRADTNLEALAKLRPVFAADGSVTAGNSSQMSDGAAFVLIMSEELVKELGVTPIARLVNFASAGVEPRIMGIGPVKAIPKALKQAGLSLNDIELIELNEAFASQSLAVIRELDLNPDIVNVNGGAIALGHPLGCTGAKLSVQLFDEMKRRGNKYGIVTMCVGTGQGSAGIYELL; encoded by the coding sequence ATGAAAACTGCATATATAGTAAAAGCATACAGAACCGCTGTAGGGAAAGCACCAAAAGGAGTGTTTAGATTCAAACGTCCTGATGAATTGGCCGCAGAAACTATTCAACATCTAATGAATGAACTACCCGATTTTGATAAGAAACGCATCGACGACGTTATGGTAGGAAACGCTATGCCCGAAGCAGAACAAGGATTAAACGTGGGTAGACTTATCTCATTGATGGGATTAAAAGTAACCGATGTTCCTGGTGTGACCGTTAATCGTTACTGTGCTTCAGGATTAGAAACCATAGGTATGGCAACTGCTAAAATTCAAAGCGGAATGGCAGATTGTATTATTGCTGGTGGTGCAGAAAGTATGTCATTCATTCCAATGGGTGGCTATAAACCAACACCCGATTATTCAGTAGCCAAAGAAGGTCACGAAGATTATTACTGGGGAATGGGTTTAACGGCTGAAGCAGTCGCAAAACAATACAATGTTTCTCGTGAAGATCAAGATGAGTTTGCTTTTAATTCACACATGAAAGCACTTAAAGCGCAAGCAGAAGGTAAGTTTGACAACCAAATTGTTCCAATTACAATCAACCAGACATTTATAAACGAAAACAGTAAAAAGGAAACCAAATCATATACCGTAACCAAAGACGAAGGTCCAAGAGCCGATACTAATTTAGAAGCTTTGGCAAAACTAAGACCTGTTTTTGCAGCTGATGGAAGTGTAACTGCCGGTAATTCATCGCAAATGAGTGATGGTGCTGCCTTTGTTTTAATCATGAGTGAAGAGTTAGTCAAAGAATTAGGCGTTACTCCTATTGCACGTTTGGTAAACTTTGCCTCTGCTGGAGTTGAACCTCGCATTATGGGAATTGGTCCTGTAAAAGCCATTCCAAAAGCATTAAAACAAGCAGGTTTATCGCTAAATGACATTGAATTAATTGAATTAAACGAAGCCTTTGCTTCACAATCTTTAGCTGTAATAAGAGAATTAGACCTAAATCCTGATATCGTTAATGTTAATGGTGGTGCTATTGCATTAGGCCATCCACTGGGTTGTACTGGTGCTAAACTTTCGGTTCAATTATTTGATGAAATGAAACGAAGAGGAAACAAATACGGTATTGTAACTATGTGTGTTGGAACCGGTCAAGGTTCTGCTGGAATTTATGAATTACTATAA
- a CDS encoding LETM1-related biofilm-associated protein — MINPSVHGWIDKFFIEQKTSTPLTFSDATDFYVKTRATGFIFGHNIYFDVINPIEFEEWTIVEKSKIGLLNTLYKMYCFKSNSNDAADFIEKAVDFYKQITPEGFNPLKKMLASSSNSSKLEKIIHERVQTNEDMFSKNFSHVITNALLFTDVLAFKKYLEKEHITTKYISKLEEIITTVVSLSLKIKTNKTKHDELLQKLFESSVRYNKASSNSGNSIETLDFSFLKNDLEKYYIIDLAGISLWSDEKVENEERYFLFTLGQKLEISDDFILKSIDFINYFIVNHKAEIPYFKHANPVKHFYDHTTDGVIVLINRNKKRLLKEISESKELMQLLAKSTVKDLDKEEKKKIKNQILDICKTIPSLTIFLLPGGSLLLPILIKFIPKMLPSAFNENITDD, encoded by the coding sequence ATGATAAACCCTTCGGTTCACGGTTGGATTGATAAATTCTTTATAGAGCAAAAAACGTCAACTCCGTTGACGTTTTCTGATGCTACAGATTTTTATGTAAAAACGCGAGCAACAGGTTTTATTTTTGGACATAACATTTATTTTGATGTTATCAATCCGATTGAGTTTGAAGAATGGACTATTGTTGAAAAATCGAAAATTGGGTTACTCAATACGTTGTATAAAATGTATTGTTTTAAATCAAATTCCAATGATGCCGCTGATTTTATTGAAAAAGCCGTTGATTTCTATAAACAAATTACTCCCGAAGGTTTTAATCCTTTGAAAAAAATGCTTGCAAGCTCAAGTAATTCAAGCAAACTTGAGAAAATCATTCACGAAAGAGTGCAAACCAATGAGGATATGTTTAGCAAAAACTTTTCTCATGTTATCACCAATGCGCTTTTATTTACTGATGTTTTAGCATTTAAAAAATACCTTGAAAAAGAACACATCACCACAAAATACATTTCGAAATTAGAAGAAATAATTACGACTGTTGTTTCGCTTTCGCTGAAGATAAAAACCAACAAAACAAAGCATGATGAATTACTTCAAAAGCTTTTTGAATCATCGGTTCGCTATAACAAAGCTTCTTCTAATTCAGGTAATTCTATTGAAACATTAGACTTTTCGTTCCTGAAGAATGATTTAGAGAAATACTATATCATTGACCTGGCAGGAATTAGTCTTTGGAGTGATGAAAAAGTAGAAAACGAAGAGCGTTATTTTCTTTTTACGTTAGGACAAAAATTAGAAATTTCAGATGATTTTATTCTAAAAAGTATTGATTTTATTAACTATTTCATTGTAAATCATAAAGCAGAAATACCCTATTTCAAACATGCCAATCCAGTAAAACACTTTTATGACCATACAACTGATGGTGTAATTGTTTTGATTAACCGAAACAAAAAAAGATTACTAAAAGAAATATCTGAAAGCAAAGAATTGATGCAGCTTTTAGCAAAATCAACGGTTAAAGATTTAGACAAAGAAGAAAAAAAGAAAATCAAAAATCAAATACTTGATATCTGCAAAACCATACCGTCATTAACTATTTTTCTGCTACCTGGAGGAAGTTTGCTGTTACCAATTCTTATAAAGTTTATTCCAAAAATGCTTCCTTCAGCGTTTAATGAGAATATTACTGATGATTAA